One Streptomyces coeruleorubidus DNA segment encodes these proteins:
- the disA gene encoding DNA integrity scanning diadenylate cyclase DisA — MAANDRASAPGKSGGSAGTEGLMRASLSAVAPGTALRDGLERVLRGNTGGLIVLGSDKTVEALCTGGFVLDVEFTATRLRELCKLDGGIVLSSDLSKILRAGVQLVPDPTIPTEETGTRHRTADRVSKQVGFPVVSVSQSMRLIALYVDGQRRVLEDSAAILSRANQALATLERYKLRLDEVAGTLSALEIEDLVTVRDVSAVAQRLEMVRRIATEIAEYVVELGTDGRLLALQLDELIAGVEPERELVVRDYVPEPTAKRSRTVDEALAELDALTHAELLELPTVARALGYTGSPETLDSAVSPRGFRLLAKVPRLPGAIIDRLVEHFGGLQKLLAASVDDLQTVDGVGEARARSVREGLSRLAESSILERYV, encoded by the coding sequence GTGGCAGCCAACGACCGGGCATCAGCTCCCGGAAAGTCCGGCGGGAGTGCCGGTACCGAGGGCCTGATGCGCGCCTCGCTGAGCGCCGTGGCACCCGGAACCGCCCTGCGTGACGGCCTGGAGCGCGTGCTCCGCGGCAACACCGGCGGACTCATCGTCCTCGGCTCCGACAAGACGGTCGAGGCGCTGTGCACCGGCGGTTTCGTGCTGGACGTCGAGTTCACCGCGACCCGTCTGCGCGAGCTGTGCAAGCTGGACGGCGGCATCGTGCTGTCCTCGGACCTGTCGAAGATCCTGCGCGCGGGCGTGCAGCTGGTCCCCGACCCGACGATCCCCACGGAGGAGACGGGCACCCGGCACCGCACGGCGGACCGCGTCAGCAAGCAGGTCGGCTTCCCGGTCGTCTCGGTCTCCCAGTCGATGCGGCTGATCGCGCTGTACGTGGACGGCCAGCGCCGCGTCCTGGAGGACTCGGCGGCGATCCTGTCCCGCGCCAACCAGGCCCTGGCGACCCTGGAGCGCTACAAGCTCCGCCTCGACGAGGTCGCGGGCACGCTGTCGGCGCTGGAGATCGAGGACCTGGTGACCGTCCGGGACGTCTCGGCGGTCGCCCAGCGGCTGGAGATGGTGCGCCGTATCGCCACGGAGATCGCCGAGTACGTGGTGGAGCTGGGCACGGACGGCCGACTGCTGGCCCTCCAGCTCGACGAGCTGATCGCCGGTGTGGAGCCCGAGCGCGAGCTGGTCGTCCGGGACTACGTCCCCGAGCCCACCGCCAAGCGCTCCCGCACGGTCGACGAGGCGCTGGCCGAGCTGGACGCCCTCACTCATGCCGAGCTTCTCGAACTGCCCACGGTGGCCCGGGCGTTGGGCTACACCGGTTCGCCCGAGACGCTGGACTCGGCGGTGTCGCCGCGCGGCTTCCGTCTGCTCGCCAAGGTGCCCCGGCTCCCCGGCGCGATCATCGACCGCCTGGTCGAGCACTTCGGCGGCCTGCAGAAGCTGCTCGCCGCGAGCGTCGACGACCTCCAGACGGTGGACGGCGTCGGCGAGGCCCGGGCGCGCAGCGTCCGGGAGGGGCTGTCGCGACTGGCGGAGTCGTCGATCCTGGAGCGGTACGTCTAG
- the radA gene encoding DNA repair protein RadA: MAARTKTTKDRPSYRCTECGWQTAKWLGRCPECQAWGTVEEYGTPAVRTTTPGRVTTSAVPIGQVDGRQATARSTGVPELDRVLGGGLVPGAVVLVAGEPGVGKSTLLLDVAAKSASDEHRTLYVTGEESASQVRLRADRIGAIDDHLYLAAETDLAAVLGHLDAVKPSLLIMDSVQTVASPEIDGAPGGMAQVREVAGALIRASKERGMSTLLVGHVTKDGAIAGPRLLEHLVDVVLHFEGDRHARLRLVRGVKNRYGTTDEVGCFELHDEGITGLTDPSGLFLTRRAEPVPGTCLTVTLEGRRPLVAEVQALTVDSQIPSPRRTTSGLETSRVSMMLAVLEQRGRISALGKRDIYSATVGGVKLSEPAADLAVALALASAASDTPLPKNLVAIGEVGLAGEVRRVTGVQRRLAEAHRLGFTHALVPGDPGKIPSGMKVLEVADIGDALRVLPRSRRREAPRDEEGRR; encoded by the coding sequence ATGGCTGCCCGTACGAAGACCACCAAGGACCGCCCGTCCTACCGCTGCACGGAGTGCGGCTGGCAGACGGCGAAGTGGCTCGGCCGCTGCCCCGAGTGCCAGGCCTGGGGGACGGTCGAGGAGTACGGCACGCCCGCGGTCCGTACGACGACACCGGGGCGGGTCACCACCTCCGCCGTGCCCATCGGCCAGGTGGACGGTCGCCAGGCCACCGCCCGCTCCACCGGCGTGCCCGAGCTGGACCGCGTGCTCGGCGGCGGACTCGTGCCCGGCGCGGTGGTGCTGGTCGCGGGCGAGCCCGGCGTCGGCAAGTCGACGCTGCTGCTCGACGTGGCGGCCAAGTCGGCGAGCGACGAGCACCGCACGCTGTACGTCACGGGCGAGGAGTCGGCGAGCCAGGTCCGGCTGCGCGCCGACCGCATCGGCGCCATCGACGACCACCTCTACTTGGCCGCCGAGACGGATCTGGCGGCGGTGCTGGGCCACTTGGACGCGGTGAAGCCGTCGCTGCTGATCATGGACTCGGTGCAGACGGTGGCCTCCCCGGAGATCGACGGCGCGCCCGGCGGCATGGCCCAGGTGCGGGAGGTCGCCGGGGCCCTGATCCGGGCCTCCAAGGAGCGCGGCATGTCCACGCTGCTCGTGGGCCATGTCACCAAGGACGGCGCCATCGCGGGCCCGCGCCTGCTGGAACACCTGGTGGACGTCGTCCTGCACTTCGAGGGCGACCGGCACGCCCGCCTCCGGCTCGTCCGGGGCGTCAAGAACCGCTACGGCACCACCGACGAGGTCGGCTGCTTCGAGCTGCACGACGAGGGCATCACGGGCCTGACCGACCCGAGCGGACTCTTCCTGACCCGCCGGGCCGAACCGGTCCCGGGCACCTGCCTGACCGTCACCCTGGAGGGCCGCCGCCCGCTGGTCGCCGAGGTCCAGGCGCTCACGGTCGACTCGCAGATCCCCTCCCCGCGCCGCACCACCTCGGGCCTGGAGACCTCCCGGGTCTCGATGATGCTGGCGGTGCTGGAACAGCGCGGACGGATCAGCGCCTTGGGCAAAAGGGACATCTACTCCGCGACGGTCGGCGGTGTGAAGCTCTCGGAACCGGCCGCGGACCTGGCCGTCGCCCTCGCGCTGGCCAGCGCTGCGAGTGACACACCTCTCCCCAAGAACCTCGTCGCGATCGGGGAAGTCGGCCTCGCGGGCGAGGTGAGACGGGTCACGGGCGTGCAGCGCAGGCTGGCCGAAGCCCACCGTCTGGGCTTCACACACGCCCTCGTACCGGGCGACCCGGGCAAGATCCCCTCGGGTATGAAGGTTCTGGAAGTCGCGGACATAGGGGACGCCCTGCGGGTCCTCCCCCGGTCCCGTCGCAGAGAGGCCCCACGGGACGAGGAGGGTCGCCGGTAG
- a CDS encoding BACON domain-containing protein — protein sequence MMSSTPEISTRSTRSTRTAGPHRAHREARDRGAARTLAQRPPARYEPYLDGLFTYCLSVLCDHDAATAALGNALALAERRGKHVPDAPADRRAWLYALARWACLRKLAEAKQKRLSSHAAGRPQRADRPAGPAVSEEVRERRRRELALLAWPEAAGTTPEQREALELAVRHHLAAQEVAAVLGMDPPAARDLLASAACEVERTRAALAVVETGACPSVAHLVGDDRPVLGTALRRELVRHVDDCPRCRRTAERAVPGRWPGTSVTPAELPVLPAPRAALHVAMAHQPRARGAGPRFDRRGFPMDPKDRAARRDRLRARAVTTTVVATVVAAPVLALWAAYRGTPVGEGQDVRSASAREADDPFGLDGEMAGGGYENTGNASTRPGPRFGKKGKADVSVEVIGVAGAGKSAAGLEVTAGNSGDTTLVTLSATGPAPVRWAASTGADWLYLSQSSGTLRPGESLTIKVYVDHLREPSGPWRAQVAVAPVGAVVHIEGFGTAPSPSDPGPRPDPRPGGPGDPPETQPDPTPTTSAPPDPTPTTPPPSPDPDPTPTPTNPDPDPDPTGSTPPPSDGGDPSPSTS from the coding sequence ATGATGAGCAGTACTCCGGAGATCTCGACCCGCTCGACCCGCTCGACCCGCACGGCCGGCCCGCACAGGGCGCACCGGGAAGCGCGTGACCGAGGGGCGGCGCGCACGCTGGCGCAGCGGCCGCCCGCGCGCTACGAGCCCTACCTGGACGGCCTGTTCACGTACTGCCTGTCCGTGCTCTGCGACCACGACGCCGCGACCGCCGCCCTGGGCAACGCCCTCGCCCTCGCCGAACGCCGCGGCAAGCACGTACCCGACGCCCCCGCCGACCGCAGGGCGTGGCTGTACGCGCTGGCCCGCTGGGCGTGCCTGCGCAAGCTGGCCGAGGCCAAGCAGAAACGTCTGAGCAGCCACGCGGCGGGCCGTCCGCAGCGCGCCGACCGGCCGGCCGGTCCGGCCGTCTCCGAGGAGGTCCGGGAGCGGCGGCGGCGCGAACTGGCCCTGCTGGCCTGGCCGGAGGCCGCCGGCACCACCCCGGAGCAGCGCGAGGCGCTCGAACTGGCCGTGCGCCACCACCTCGCCGCCCAGGAGGTCGCCGCCGTCCTGGGCATGGACCCGCCCGCCGCCCGCGACCTGCTCGCCTCCGCCGCCTGCGAGGTGGAACGCACGCGTGCGGCCCTGGCCGTGGTCGAGACCGGGGCGTGTCCGAGCGTCGCGCACCTCGTCGGCGACGACCGGCCCGTGCTCGGCACGGCCCTGCGCCGCGAACTCGTCCGGCACGTCGACGACTGCCCGCGCTGCCGCCGCACCGCCGAGCGCGCCGTCCCCGGCCGCTGGCCCGGCACCAGCGTCACACCCGCCGAACTGCCCGTCCTGCCGGCCCCCCGCGCGGCCCTGCACGTCGCCATGGCCCACCAGCCACGCGCGCGTGGCGCCGGACCCCGCTTCGACCGGCGCGGCTTCCCGATGGACCCCAAGGACCGCGCCGCCCGAAGGGACCGCCTGCGCGCGCGTGCCGTCACCACGACCGTCGTCGCCACCGTCGTGGCCGCCCCCGTGCTCGCCCTGTGGGCCGCCTACCGGGGCACCCCCGTCGGCGAGGGCCAGGACGTCCGCTCCGCCTCCGCACGCGAGGCGGACGACCCGTTCGGCCTGGACGGCGAGATGGCCGGCGGCGGCTACGAGAACACCGGCAACGCGAGCACCAGACCCGGCCCCCGCTTCGGCAAGAAGGGCAAGGCCGACGTCTCCGTCGAGGTCATCGGCGTCGCCGGCGCCGGCAAGAGTGCGGCCGGCCTGGAGGTCACGGCCGGCAACAGCGGCGACACCACCCTCGTCACCCTGAGCGCCACGGGCCCGGCCCCGGTCCGCTGGGCCGCGTCCACGGGAGCGGACTGGCTCTACCTGAGCCAGTCCTCGGGAACGCTCCGGCCCGGCGAGTCGTTGACGATCAAGGTGTACGTCGACCATCTGCGGGAGCCCTCCGGCCCCTGGCGCGCGCAGGTGGCGGTCGCACCGGTGGGCGCCGTCGTCCACATCGAGGGCTTCGGCACCGCGCCCAGCCCGTCCGACCCCGGCCCGCGTCCGGACCCCCGCCCCGGCGGCCCGGGCGACCCGCCTGAGACCCAGCCCGACCCGACGCCCACGACCTCGGCCCCACCGGACCCGACGCCGACCACCCCGCCCCCGTCACCCGACCCGGACCCCACACCCACACCAACGAACCCGGACCCGGACCCGGACCCGACGGGCTCGACGCCCCCGCCCTCGGACGGCGGCGACCCGAGTCCGTCCACGTCCTAG
- a CDS encoding Ppx/GppA phosphatase family protein, protein MRLGVLDVGSNTVHLLVVDAHPGACPLPAHSHKAELRLAQLLDDDGAIGPQGVDRLISVVQESLQAAEDKGVEDLLTFATSAVREARNADDVLARVRTETGVELQVLTGEEEARLTFLAARRWFGWSAGKLLVLDIGGGSLEIAYGIDEEPDAAASLPLGAGRLTAGWLPGDPPAPDDVRALRRHVRTEIARTVGEFSRFGGRDHVVATSKTFKQLARIAGAARSAEGLYVQRELKRESLEGWVPRLAGMTEAERAELPGVSEGRAGQLLAGALVAEAAMDLFGVERLEICPWALREGVILRRLDHMESV, encoded by the coding sequence ATGAGACTCGGTGTCCTCGACGTGGGATCGAACACGGTGCATCTGCTCGTGGTGGATGCGCACCCCGGCGCGTGCCCGTTGCCCGCGCACTCGCACAAGGCGGAACTGCGCCTCGCCCAGCTCCTCGACGACGACGGCGCGATCGGCCCCCAGGGCGTCGACCGGCTGATCTCGGTCGTCCAGGAGTCGCTCCAGGCCGCCGAGGACAAGGGCGTCGAGGACCTCCTGACGTTCGCCACCTCCGCCGTGCGCGAGGCCCGCAACGCCGATGACGTCCTCGCGCGCGTGCGCACCGAGACCGGCGTCGAGCTCCAGGTCCTCACCGGCGAGGAGGAGGCCCGCCTCACCTTCCTCGCCGCCCGCCGCTGGTTCGGCTGGTCGGCCGGGAAACTGCTGGTCCTGGACATCGGCGGCGGCTCCCTGGAGATCGCCTACGGCATCGACGAGGAGCCCGACGCGGCCGCCTCCCTGCCGCTGGGCGCCGGCCGCCTCACCGCCGGCTGGCTGCCCGGCGACCCGCCCGCGCCCGACGACGTCCGGGCCCTGCGCCGGCACGTCCGGACCGAGATCGCCCGCACGGTCGGCGAGTTCAGCCGCTTCGGCGGGCGCGACCACGTCGTCGCCACGTCCAAGACCTTCAAGCAGCTCGCCCGCATCGCCGGAGCCGCCCGCTCCGCCGAGGGCCTCTACGTCCAGCGCGAACTCAAGCGGGAGTCCCTGGAGGGCTGGGTCCCGAGGCTGGCCGGCATGACGGAGGCGGAACGAGCCGAGCTCCCGGGCGTCTCGGAGGGCAGGGCGGGCCAGCTGCTGGCGGGCGCGCTGGTGGCCGAGGCCGCGATGGACCTCTTCGGCGTGGAGCGCCTGGAAATCTGCCCGTGGGCGCTCAGGGAGGGCGTGATCCTGCGTCGCCTGGATCACATGGAGTCCGTTTAG
- a CDS encoding sugar phosphate isomerase/epimerase family protein: protein MAEPAVKIPDAKVALSTASVYPESTATAFEIAARLGYDGVEVMVWTDPVSQDIEALRRLSDYHQIPVLAVHAPCLLITQRVWSTDPWTKLQRARAAAEKLDASTVVVHPPFRWQRQYARDFVAGIWRMANETDVRFAVENMYPWRYRDREMLAYAPDWDVTKDDYRHFTIDLSHTATARADALDMVDRMGDRLGHVHLADGRGSAKDEHLVPGRGTQPCAEVLERLALTGFDGHVVIEVNTRRAMSSAEREADLAEALAFTRLHLASAVKVPRR from the coding sequence ATGGCAGAGCCAGCCGTAAAGATCCCGGACGCGAAGGTCGCCCTGTCGACGGCCTCGGTCTACCCGGAGTCGACGGCCACGGCCTTCGAGATCGCCGCGCGCCTCGGCTACGACGGAGTCGAGGTCATGGTCTGGACCGACCCCGTGAGCCAGGACATCGAGGCCCTGCGCAGACTCAGCGACTACCACCAGATCCCGGTCCTGGCCGTGCACGCCCCCTGCCTGCTCATCACGCAGCGCGTCTGGTCGACGGACCCCTGGACCAAGCTCCAGCGGGCCCGCGCGGCGGCCGAGAAGCTCGACGCGAGCACCGTCGTCGTCCATCCGCCCTTCCGCTGGCAGCGCCAGTACGCCAGGGACTTCGTCGCGGGCATCTGGCGCATGGCGAACGAGACGGACGTACGGTTCGCCGTCGAGAACATGTACCCCTGGCGCTACCGCGACCGCGAGATGCTCGCGTACGCCCCCGACTGGGACGTGACGAAGGACGACTACCGCCACTTCACGATCGACCTCAGCCACACCGCGACGGCCCGCGCCGACGCGCTGGACATGGTCGACCGCATGGGCGACCGCCTGGGCCACGTCCACCTCGCCGACGGCAGGGGCTCGGCCAAGGACGAGCACCTCGTGCCCGGCCGCGGCACCCAGCCCTGCGCCGAGGTGCTGGAGCGGCTCGCCCTGACCGGCTTCGACGGGCACGTCGTGATCGAGGTCAACACCCGCCGCGCCATGTCGAGCGCGGAGCGCGAGGCCGACCTGGCGGAGGCGCTGGCCTTCACGCGCCTGCACCTGGCCTCGGCGGTGAAGGTGCCGAGGCGATGA
- a CDS encoding TetR/AcrR family transcriptional regulator translates to MSDLPPGGPPAGTGITARRRGRPPRTESADTRDRILTAARDEFSERGYEKTSVRGIAKAAGVDSALVHHYFGKKEQVFEAAITQSFGPALQAPKAIEEGPLDGVGERLARFFFGVWENPATRTPLLAVVRSAVTNETAAAVFRRIIATQVLRRIAVRLDLPDAELRAELAAAQLVGTAMLRYVIKVEPLASADPEQIIARLAPVVQGHLTGP, encoded by the coding sequence ATGAGTGACCTGCCCCCGGGCGGGCCCCCGGCCGGCACGGGGATCACCGCCCGCCGCCGCGGCCGCCCCCCGCGCACGGAGTCGGCCGACACCCGTGACCGCATCCTGACCGCCGCCCGCGACGAGTTCTCCGAACGCGGCTACGAGAAGACGTCCGTGCGCGGCATCGCCAAGGCGGCCGGGGTCGACTCGGCGCTCGTGCACCACTACTTCGGGAAGAAGGAGCAGGTCTTCGAGGCGGCGATCACCCAGTCCTTCGGACCCGCCCTGCAGGCGCCGAAGGCCATCGAGGAGGGCCCGCTCGACGGCGTGGGGGAGCGCCTGGCCCGCTTCTTCTTCGGCGTCTGGGAGAACCCGGCCACCCGCACGCCCCTGCTCGCCGTCGTCCGCTCCGCCGTCACCAACGAGACCGCGGCGGCCGTCTTCCGCCGCATCATCGCGACCCAGGTCCTGCGCCGCATCGCCGTACGACTGGACCTGCCGGACGCCGAACTGCGGGCCGAGCTCGCCGCCGCCCAGCTCGTGGGCACCGCGATGCTGCGGTACGTCATCAAGGTCGAGCCGCTGGCCTCGGCGGACCCCGAGCAGATCATCGCGCGGCTGGCACCCGTCGTACAGGGCCACCTCACCGGGCCCTGA
- the ilvD gene encoding dihydroxy-acid dehydratase: MPELRSRTVTHGRNMAGARALMRASGVPGADIGRKPIIAVANSFTEFVPGHTHLQPVGRIVSEAIVEAGGIPREFNTIAVDDGIAMGHGGMLYSLPSRDLIADSVEYMVEAHCADALICISNCDKITPGMLNAALRLNIPTVFVSGGPMESGRATLVDGTVRTLDLVDAISDAVNDKISDEDILRIEENACPTCGSCSGMFTANSMNCLTEAIGLSLPGNGSVLATHTARKQLYVDAADTVMDITRRYYEQDDETVLPRNIATFAAFENAMALDIAMGGSTNTILHLLAAAQEAGVPFGLEEIDAVSRRVPCLAKVAPNVAKDRTYYMEDVHRAGGIPALLGELHRGGLLNEDVHSVHSPSLDDWLKTWDVRGGSPSPEAVELWHAAPGCVRSAEAFSQSERWEALDEDAEGGCIRSVEHAYSKDGGLAVLKGNLAVDGCVVKTAGVDESIWTFEGPAVVCESQEEAVEKILLKQIKEGDVVVIRYEGPKGGPGMQEMLYPTSYLKGRGLGKTCALITDGRFSGGTSGLSIGHASPEAAGGGTIALVEDGDRIRIDIPNRSIELLVDDAELARRDQALNGVYAPKNRDRKVSAALRAYAAMATSADKGAVRDVTMLG; the protein is encoded by the coding sequence ATGCCCGAGCTGAGGTCCCGCACAGTCACCCACGGCCGCAACATGGCGGGCGCCCGCGCCCTTATGCGCGCCTCCGGTGTACCGGGTGCGGACATCGGCCGCAAGCCGATCATCGCGGTCGCCAACAGCTTCACGGAGTTCGTGCCCGGCCACACCCACCTCCAGCCGGTCGGCCGGATCGTCAGCGAGGCGATCGTCGAGGCCGGCGGTATCCCGCGCGAGTTCAACACGATCGCCGTCGACGACGGCATCGCCATGGGCCACGGCGGCATGCTCTACAGCCTCCCCTCCCGCGACCTGATCGCGGACAGCGTGGAGTACATGGTCGAGGCCCACTGCGCCGACGCCCTGATCTGCATCTCCAACTGCGACAAGATCACTCCGGGCATGCTCAACGCGGCCCTGCGCCTGAACATCCCGACGGTCTTCGTCTCCGGTGGCCCGATGGAGTCCGGCCGGGCCACCCTGGTCGACGGCACGGTCCGCACGCTCGACCTGGTCGACGCGATCTCCGACGCCGTGAACGACAAGATCTCGGACGAGGACATCCTCCGCATCGAGGAGAACGCCTGTCCGACCTGCGGCTCGTGTTCCGGCATGTTCACCGCCAACTCGATGAACTGCCTCACCGAGGCCATCGGCCTCTCCCTCCCCGGCAACGGCTCGGTGCTGGCGACCCACACGGCCCGCAAACAGCTGTACGTCGACGCGGCCGACACGGTCATGGACATCACCCGCCGCTACTACGAGCAGGACGACGAGACGGTCCTGCCGCGCAACATCGCCACCTTCGCGGCCTTCGAGAACGCCATGGCCCTCGACATCGCGATGGGCGGCTCGACCAACACGATCCTGCACCTGCTGGCCGCGGCCCAGGAGGCCGGCGTCCCCTTCGGCCTGGAGGAGATCGACGCGGTCTCCCGCCGGGTCCCCTGCCTGGCCAAGGTGGCGCCGAACGTCGCCAAGGACCGCACGTACTACATGGAGGACGTGCACCGCGCCGGCGGCATCCCCGCCCTGCTCGGCGAGCTGCACCGCGGGGGCCTGCTCAACGAGGACGTGCATTCGGTCCACAGCCCGTCCCTGGACGACTGGCTGAAGACCTGGGACGTGCGCGGCGGCTCCCCGTCCCCCGAGGCGGTCGAGCTGTGGCACGCGGCCCCCGGCTGCGTCCGCTCCGCGGAGGCCTTCTCCCAGTCGGAGCGCTGGGAGGCCCTCGACGAGGACGCCGAGGGCGGCTGCATCCGCTCCGTCGAGCACGCGTACTCCAAGGACGGCGGCCTCGCGGTCCTCAAGGGCAACCTCGCGGTCGACGGCTGCGTGGTGAAGACGGCCGGCGTCGACGAGTCGATCTGGACCTTCGAGGGCCCGGCGGTCGTCTGCGAGTCGCAGGAGGAGGCCGTCGAGAAGATCCTGCTGAAGCAGATCAAGGAGGGCGACGTCGTCGTCATCCGCTACGAGGGCCCCAAGGGCGGCCCCGGCATGCAGGAGATGCTCTACCCGACCTCGTACCTGAAGGGCCGCGGCCTCGGCAAGACCTGCGCCCTGATCACCGACGGCCGCTTCTCCGGCGGCACGTCCGGCCTCTCCATCGGGCACGCCTCGCCCGAGGCGGCCGGCGGCGGCACCATCGCCCTCGTCGAGGACGGCGACCGCATCCGCATCGACATCCCGAACCGCTCCATCGAGCTCCTCGTCGACGACGCCGAGCTGGCCCGCCGCGATCAGGCGCTGAACGGCGTGTACGCCCCGAAGAACCGCGACCGCAAGGTCTCGGCGGCGCTGCGGGCCTACGCGGCGATGGCGACCAGCGCGGACAAGGGCGCCGTGCGCGACGTGACGATGCTGGGCTGA
- a CDS encoding serine/threonine-protein kinase, with translation MAPQRNVGADLEAELPEYAGHYRLESCLGSGGMGVVHLARSTSGMKLAVKVVHAEFAKDPEFRGRFRQEVGAARRVSGAFTAPVVDADPEAGRPWMATLFIPGPTLAQEVKRNGPLAPAQLRRLMAGLAEALRDIHRVGVVHRDLKPSNVLLAEDGPKVIDFGISRPKDSELRTETGKLIGTPPFMAPEQFRRPREVGPAADVFALGSVMVHAATGRGPFDSDSPYVVAYQVVHDEPELAGVPQELAPLVLRCLAKEPEDRPSPDELMRELRSVAASYDTQAFIPAQRVDDAPAEEEEQAAAAEQVGGGPAPGVSGGGKPSRRSRVRLGKRAALGAGALGLAVVGALVSVGLLGGGGPAPEVAAPRTTSAAFTGWEAKPLSGKGTPRCSYAAGKLLCAQTGLVFALDPVDGRLLWRHPLDGVAASGPPSGAPVVSGGLVPAGLGQGPRVTMLDPGSGDVERRQKLPGYGGLRAVGGMLLLTAADGTVTGVESASGDVKWRHRIPGQDAPYFVSFPGDPLAYAASVSGDGSGTKVTAVDPGTGDVRWDARLEGALQPLGAVDGAVVFVAVDAVRGEARAVVRYDPESRASVRVPLRIPLQQVEGSVRGGVVHLMATGGSLVAVDLEARRQRWSLETGVVRGSTPVASDRYVYVTVPDGRLLAVDARRGKLVGETSVRLGDRSDRVPAALPEPLLVNDRVYAGAPDGTVFAVNGRDPSGW, from the coding sequence ATGGCGCCACAGCGAAACGTCGGAGCGGACCTGGAAGCGGAACTTCCTGAGTACGCCGGTCACTACCGGCTGGAGTCCTGTCTGGGCTCGGGCGGCATGGGGGTCGTTCATCTGGCCCGGAGCACTTCCGGGATGAAGCTCGCCGTGAAGGTCGTGCACGCGGAGTTCGCCAAGGACCCCGAGTTCAGGGGGCGTTTCCGGCAGGAGGTCGGGGCCGCGCGGCGGGTCAGCGGGGCCTTCACCGCGCCCGTCGTGGATGCCGATCCCGAGGCCGGACGGCCCTGGATGGCCACGCTGTTCATTCCGGGCCCGACGCTGGCCCAGGAGGTGAAACGGAACGGGCCCTTGGCCCCGGCGCAGTTGCGTCGGCTGATGGCCGGGCTCGCGGAGGCGCTGCGTGACATCCACCGGGTCGGGGTGGTGCACCGGGATCTGAAACCGAGCAATGTCCTGCTCGCCGAGGACGGGCCGAAGGTCATCGACTTCGGCATTTCCCGGCCAAAGGACAGCGAACTGCGGACCGAGACCGGGAAGCTGATCGGTACGCCGCCGTTCATGGCGCCCGAGCAGTTCCGGCGGCCCAGGGAAGTGGGGCCCGCCGCCGATGTGTTCGCCCTCGGGTCCGTGATGGTGCATGCGGCGACCGGGCGCGGGCCGTTCGACTCCGACAGTCCGTACGTCGTCGCCTATCAGGTCGTGCACGACGAGCCCGAGCTGGCCGGTGTACCCCAGGAGCTGGCGCCGCTCGTGCTGCGGTGTCTCGCCAAGGAGCCCGAGGACCGGCCTTCCCCCGACGAGTTGATGCGGGAACTGCGCTCGGTGGCGGCCTCGTACGACACGCAGGCGTTCATACCGGCGCAGCGGGTGGACGACGCTCCGGCGGAGGAAGAGGAACAGGCAGCGGCTGCGGAGCAGGTCGGCGGGGGGCCTGCGCCCGGTGTGTCCGGGGGTGGGAAGCCGTCGCGCCGGTCCAGGGTGCGGCTCGGTAAGCGGGCGGCTCTCGGTGCGGGGGCCCTCGGGCTGGCCGTCGTCGGTGCGCTGGTGTCGGTTGGCTTGCTGGGGGGTGGCGGGCCGGCGCCCGAGGTCGCCGCTCCGCGGACCACGTCGGCCGCGTTCACCGGGTGGGAGGCGAAGCCGTTGTCCGGGAAGGGCACGCCTCGGTGTTCGTACGCGGCGGGGAAGCTGCTGTGTGCGCAGACCGGGCTGGTCTTCGCTCTCGATCCTGTCGACGGGCGGCTGCTGTGGCGGCATCCTCTGGACGGGGTCGCCGCGAGCGGGCCGCCGAGTGGGGCTCCGGTCGTGTCGGGTGGGCTGGTGCCGGCCGGGCTGGGCCAGGGGCCGCGGGTGACGATGCTCGACCCCGGCTCGGGTGACGTGGAGCGGCGGCAGAAGCTGCCCGGGTACGGAGGGCTGCGGGCCGTCGGCGGGATGCTGCTGCTCACCGCGGCCGACGGCACCGTCACCGGCGTGGAGAGCGCCTCGGGTGACGTGAAGTGGCGTCATCGGATTCCGGGACAGGACGCGCCGTACTTCGTCTCGTTCCCCGGTGATCCGCTGGCGTACGCGGCGAGCGTGTCGGGCGACGGGTCCGGCACGAAGGTCACGGCGGTGGATCCGGGCACGGGCGACGTGCGGTGGGACGCGCGGCTGGAGGGGGCGTTGCAGCCTCTCGGGGCTGTGGACGGGGCTGTCGTGTTCGTGGCGGTCGACGCCGTGCGCGGGGAGGCGCGGGCCGTGGTCCGCTACGACCCGGAGAGCCGGGCGAGTGTGCGGGTGCCGTTGCGGATTCCGTTGCAGCAGGTGGAGGGGAGTGTGCGCGGGGGCGTCGTTCATCTGATGGCGACGGGTGGGTCGCTGGTCGCCGTCGACCTGGAGGCGCGCAGGCAGCGGTGGAGTCTGGAGACGGGTGTCGTGCGGGGGTCGACGCCGGTCGCGAGCGACCGGTACGTGTACGTGACCGTGCCGGACGGGCGGCTGCTCGCCGTCGACGCGCGGCGCGGGAAGCTCGTCGGCGAGACGTCTGTGCGGCTGGGCGACCGGTCGGACCGGGTTCCGGCCGCGCTCCCCGAGCCCCTGCTGGTGAACGACCGCGTCTACGCCGGTGCGCCGGACGGGACCGTCTTCGCCGTGAACGGGCGTGACCCGTCCGGCTGGTAG